The following are from one region of the Candidatus Polarisedimenticolia bacterium genome:
- a CDS encoding CopG family transcriptional regulator yields MNPPTALRASVSFPPELYRTLEEIAREKKVSIAWVVRDAAEKYVADRAPLSRGGD; encoded by the coding sequence ATGAACCCCCCAACCGCCCTGCGGGCCTCAGTGAGTTTCCCGCCTGAGCTCTACCGCACGCTTGAAGAAATCGCGCGAGAGAAGAAGGTTTCGATCGCTTGGGTTGTGCGTGACGCAGCGGAGAAGTACGTCGCGGATCGGGCGCCGCTGTCCCGGGGGGGAGACTAG
- a CDS encoding helix-turn-helix transcriptional regulator, protein MTKTFGQRIRELRQEKELSLREFAQRLGGITAPYLSDIELGRRYPSETIMEKMAQVLEVTVEELRTLDPRPPVEELKRRGERDPKLAAALRRVVDQDVSGDELAKLLKQLASRKRGGGS, encoded by the coding sequence GTGACGAAGACCTTCGGGCAGCGGATTCGGGAGCTGCGACAGGAGAAGGAGCTGTCGCTGCGAGAGTTTGCCCAACGGCTCGGCGGTATCACGGCCCCTTACCTCTCGGATATTGAGTTGGGGCGCAGGTACCCGTCGGAGACGATCATGGAGAAAATGGCGCAGGTTCTGGAGGTGACTGTCGAGGAGCTTCGGACTCTCGATCCGCGACCACCTGTCGAGGAGTTGAAGCGGCGTGGCGAGCGAGATCCAAAGCTCGCGGCCGCGCTGCGGCGCGTAGTTGATCAAGACGTGAGCGGCGACGAGCTCGCCAAACTACTCAAGCAGTTGGCGTCGAGGAAGAGGGGCGGGGGTTCGTGA
- a CDS encoding N-6 DNA methylase, which translates to MLERLRPVWDPVQCEVLRLAIPRRGHVLSTTVETYGRPIREAVAALSESLERTDCSEARAALLSPLRGRLERDSGRTDAEMTAWAIVAMWVAGVAVKGIATSASLTEAEQWFWGDSTRERLTGLASEHGIDKAAAALRGEANASAYLQLLPYILDPHGPGSRLSVRRDPATHLARKRKREAGVFYTPADVAEYMASACLAEAAPGILPRIFDPACGTGVFLRAALEEMRRRHPEKGVLRLASECLFGADIDPWPLDAAAFVLFSDCWPCSEGNGTSPGKVWRQLRENLTCIDTLRIDAEGNVLGESGGAGIRTPLASLFPTLKGRPTVILGNPPYADLGLRRDLSELARTYETIAAKPQPGAEIFLAFVEQMIRLGDRESCSGALVVPLSLACNVGPQFTTARELIAKTRGRWRFAFFDREPHALFGEDVKTRNTIVLWSRTPSDTCPVVSTGPLRKWRGDSRAAMFHSLTFTTVEGDIRAGIPKIEGALQARAMQALGNRWERLEQVAQVIERVGLAGTPDADKRTVFVGPTAYNFLNVFLKPRRDHISGKETLSENALHAVRCASERDALAVFAILSSHLAYWWWHTHGDGFHVSRRFITDFPFGVEAFRKEVARSLSESGAALWSAIRTKPVISLNRGRTSLAYSPNGHDDIRRQADETLAVIAGLEKAFVDELQQFTARTVAAELRDQAMTDAEGDEEV; encoded by the coding sequence GTGCTTGAAAGGCTGCGCCCTGTGTGGGATCCGGTCCAGTGCGAGGTGTTACGATTGGCGATTCCGCGGCGGGGGCACGTTCTTTCAACGACCGTCGAAACCTACGGGAGGCCGATTCGGGAGGCCGTCGCCGCCCTCTCAGAGTCGCTTGAGCGAACGGATTGTTCAGAAGCCCGAGCGGCTCTTCTGTCGCCGCTGCGGGGGCGGCTTGAGAGAGATTCAGGGCGGACAGATGCAGAGATGACCGCGTGGGCGATTGTCGCGATGTGGGTGGCCGGAGTCGCGGTGAAAGGGATTGCCACCTCGGCCTCACTGACGGAAGCTGAGCAGTGGTTTTGGGGAGATTCTACGCGGGAGAGGTTGACGGGGCTGGCCTCGGAGCATGGAATCGATAAGGCTGCAGCTGCCTTGCGGGGCGAGGCAAATGCTTCGGCGTACCTTCAGTTGTTGCCATACATCCTCGATCCTCACGGACCTGGCAGCAGACTCAGCGTGAGGCGCGATCCTGCGACGCACTTGGCACGAAAGCGCAAGCGCGAGGCGGGCGTCTTTTATACGCCCGCCGATGTCGCGGAATACATGGCTTCGGCTTGCTTGGCTGAAGCCGCCCCCGGGATTCTTCCAAGAATATTCGACCCTGCCTGCGGGACCGGCGTCTTTCTTCGGGCGGCGCTGGAGGAAATGAGGCGACGCCATCCCGAGAAGGGCGTGCTTCGGCTGGCGTCAGAGTGTCTTTTCGGAGCTGACATCGACCCGTGGCCGCTCGATGCGGCAGCTTTCGTTCTATTCTCAGATTGCTGGCCTTGCTCGGAAGGGAACGGGACATCGCCGGGGAAGGTGTGGCGTCAGTTGCGCGAGAATCTTACCTGCATTGATACGCTGCGCATCGATGCCGAGGGGAACGTCCTAGGGGAAAGCGGAGGGGCTGGTATCCGCACTCCACTTGCCAGCTTGTTCCCCACGTTGAAGGGCAGGCCAACCGTCATCCTGGGGAATCCGCCATACGCGGATCTGGGGCTGCGACGGGACTTATCGGAACTCGCCCGCACATACGAAACAATCGCTGCCAAGCCACAGCCTGGCGCTGAAATCTTCTTGGCGTTCGTGGAGCAGATGATACGTCTGGGCGATCGGGAGAGCTGCTCAGGGGCGCTCGTAGTCCCGCTTTCGTTGGCCTGCAATGTTGGGCCGCAATTTACTACCGCGCGAGAGTTGATTGCGAAAACGCGCGGGCGATGGCGGTTCGCGTTCTTCGATAGGGAGCCGCACGCGCTCTTTGGCGAAGACGTAAAAACTCGTAACACCATCGTGCTGTGGTCGAGGACGCCTTCGGACACGTGCCCAGTTGTATCCACGGGTCCACTGAGAAAATGGCGCGGCGACAGCCGGGCGGCGATGTTCCACAGTCTGACCTTTACGACGGTGGAAGGTGACATACGGGCTGGGATCCCGAAAATCGAAGGGGCTCTTCAAGCAAGGGCAATGCAAGCGCTTGGTAATCGGTGGGAGCGTCTGGAGCAAGTGGCGCAGGTGATCGAGCGAGTGGGTCTGGCTGGGACACCAGATGCGGACAAGCGCACCGTCTTCGTGGGGCCTACTGCCTACAATTTTCTCAACGTATTCCTGAAGCCGCGGAGAGACCACATTTCTGGTAAGGAGACACTTTCGGAGAATGCCCTGCACGCGGTCAGGTGCGCTTCGGAGAGGGACGCTCTCGCCGTGTTCGCCATACTCTCTAGTCATCTCGCGTACTGGTGGTGGCACACGCACGGCGATGGGTTTCATGTGTCGAGGCGCTTCATCACTGATTTTCCGTTTGGTGTTGAAGCGTTTCGCAAGGAGGTGGCGCGGTCTCTTTCGGAAAGCGGCGCAGCGCTTTGGTCTGCGATAAGAACGAAGCCCGTCATTAGCCTGAACCGGGGGCGGACGTCCCTCGCGTATTCGCCGAATGGTCATGACGACATTAGGCGCCAGGCTGATGAGACGCTCGCGGTCATTGCGGGCTTGGAGAAGGCATTCGTGGACGAGCTTCAGCAATTTACAGCGCGAACCGTGGCGGCCGAATTGAGAGACCAAGCGATGACGGATGCCGAGGGGGATGAAGAGGTATGA
- a CDS encoding DUF2188 domain-containing protein — protein MSEKERHVVRRGADWVVKKPHAERVSSIHDTQRDAIDRAREIAERTGGEVVIHNQHGKIRDKDSYGPDPNPPKDTRH, from the coding sequence ATGAGCGAGAAGGAAAGGCATGTTGTTCGCCGCGGTGCCGATTGGGTAGTCAAGAAACCGCACGCGGAGCGGGTCAGTTCCATCCACGATACGCAGCGCGACGCAATCGACCGAGCTCGAGAGATCGCGGAGCGGACAGGCGGAGAGGTTGTGATTCACAACCAACACGGGAAGATTCGCGACAAGGATTCGTACGGCCCGGACCCAAATCCACCGAAGGATACAAGACACTAA